In Terriglobus sp. TAA 43, a single window of DNA contains:
- a CDS encoding glycerophosphodiester phosphodiesterase family protein: MKRSISIPVLSVLLLTAFSAQAQKTSAIWPSVTPAPGKIVAISHRGEHLHHPENTIASFQAAIDAGADFFEADVQTTSDGKLVLMHDSSVNRTTTTTGRIKDMTFDQVRALDAGAKFSSAFAGTKVPTLDEAFDLAHGKINVYVDTKNADAKLLIDTIVRHDMQDHVVIYGNPFFLYEVQKMRPDLRVMPEAYSPDISKLLTRGMPLKVLAFSASDFNDETIQVAKKANTLIYVDRMGSTDGPEGWQAAIDRGANGIQTDRPAELVGYLREHQIASH, encoded by the coding sequence ATGAAGCGATCCATTTCAATACCTGTACTTTCCGTACTGCTCTTGACTGCGTTCTCCGCGCAGGCACAAAAGACGTCTGCTATCTGGCCATCTGTAACACCGGCCCCAGGGAAGATCGTTGCCATCTCACACCGTGGGGAACACCTTCATCATCCAGAGAACACGATTGCATCCTTTCAAGCTGCAATCGATGCTGGCGCTGACTTTTTTGAAGCGGACGTCCAGACAACGTCGGATGGAAAACTTGTACTGATGCATGACAGCAGCGTGAACCGCACAACAACGACAACTGGCCGCATTAAAGACATGACCTTTGATCAGGTTCGTGCGCTTGATGCGGGAGCAAAATTTTCATCAGCATTCGCAGGAACAAAAGTACCTACGCTGGATGAAGCTTTCGATCTGGCGCATGGCAAGATCAACGTCTACGTCGATACCAAAAATGCAGACGCGAAACTCTTAATCGATACGATCGTCCGACATGATATGCAGGATCACGTTGTTATCTACGGCAATCCATTTTTCCTTTACGAGGTTCAGAAAATGCGGCCGGATTTGCGAGTGATGCCGGAGGCATACAGTCCGGATATCAGCAAGCTTCTGACGCGGGGCATGCCTCTAAAAGTGCTTGCTTTCAGTGCCTCCGATTTCAACGACGAAACAATCCAGGTGGCGAAGAAGGCGAATACTTTGATCTACGTGGATCGCATGGGCTCCACAGATGGTCCAGAAGGCTGGCAAGCTGCAATCGATAGGGGGGCAAACGGAATACAAACTGATAGGCCTGCAGAACTGGTTGGGTATCTAAGGGAACATCAAATAGCCAGCCACTAA
- a CDS encoding YncE family protein → MTSRFCSIAGLAVVCVHALFAQGSTKDTATPVQHIRELKLPASINGNFDHLAVDVKRSRLFITAEDAKKVLILDLKSGAVAGSIPSPRPHDVLFRPDTDRLYVTDGGEGSLSIYDGESYKLIKRIGLEKDADAVGFDPSRKFMYIVNGGGDVGQKFSLLSIVDTVKAEKVQDLQINGDTLEAMSLDAYRPRIYVNDKATNEVVVLDRFRNVEVARWPLNACKTNVAMALDESRQRLFVGCLSGNVAVLDTNTGKQVTNLSIHAGVDDLIYEASTRRLYASADGSLDIYDQIDLDHYQNRGAQPTGAKARTAYLSTELNQLFVAVPKSETSGPHILVLQPTNTLPARSPLADLKEPVNAPVAEQIVLKELSAHQMLRRMGLHVIPPGQKTMILIANGNETRLGIHTSPGDFAAVKDGGIYGPRIDDGQFYNMKMSMFDAQHRNIGILVMEIPCTAAANEKEAAAQADSIRAEVASQIPDLQSLFATSSR, encoded by the coding sequence ATGACCTCCAGGTTCTGTTCAATCGCTGGGCTCGCAGTCGTTTGTGTTCATGCGTTGTTTGCTCAAGGTTCTACGAAGGATACGGCCACTCCAGTCCAGCACATTCGCGAATTGAAGCTGCCCGCATCGATCAATGGGAACTTTGACCACTTAGCCGTCGACGTAAAGCGGAGCCGCCTATTCATCACTGCGGAAGATGCGAAAAAGGTCCTAATCCTCGATCTGAAAAGTGGCGCTGTGGCAGGAAGCATCCCATCGCCACGTCCCCATGACGTGCTGTTTCGTCCGGACACCGACCGCTTGTATGTCACTGATGGCGGAGAGGGGTCACTGAGCATTTACGACGGGGAAAGTTACAAACTCATCAAGCGGATCGGCCTCGAAAAGGATGCCGACGCAGTGGGCTTTGACCCGTCCCGTAAGTTCATGTACATCGTGAACGGCGGAGGCGACGTTGGTCAGAAATTCTCGTTGCTCAGCATCGTCGATACGGTGAAGGCAGAGAAAGTGCAAGACCTCCAGATCAATGGCGACACGCTCGAGGCGATGTCCCTTGATGCCTATCGGCCACGCATCTACGTCAATGACAAAGCGACCAATGAAGTTGTTGTGCTCGATCGCTTTCGAAATGTGGAAGTTGCACGTTGGCCTCTCAACGCCTGCAAGACAAATGTTGCCATGGCACTCGATGAATCTCGTCAGCGATTGTTTGTTGGATGCCTGAGTGGGAACGTCGCAGTACTGGACACCAATACGGGTAAGCAGGTTACGAATCTCTCGATACATGCCGGGGTCGACGATCTGATCTACGAAGCGTCAACGCGTCGACTCTACGCAAGCGCCGATGGCTCGCTGGATATCTACGATCAGATTGATCTCGATCACTATCAGAACCGTGGAGCCCAGCCGACAGGTGCGAAAGCCCGCACTGCTTATCTGTCGACAGAGTTAAATCAACTCTTTGTCGCTGTCCCTAAGAGCGAGACGTCGGGGCCACACATTCTTGTACTACAGCCGACGAACACTCTTCCGGCACGTTCGCCCCTGGCAGACCTGAAAGAACCGGTGAATGCTCCTGTGGCGGAACAGATTGTTCTGAAAGAGTTATCAGCTCATCAAATGCTGCGTCGCATGGGATTGCATGTCATCCCACCTGGGCAGAAGACCATGATTCTGATTGCGAATGGAAATGAGACACGCCTTGGTATCCATACATCGCCTGGCGATTTTGCTGCGGTGAAAGACGGCGGTATCTATGGTCCACGTATCGACGACGGTCAGTTCTACAACATGAAGATGTCGATGTTCGATGCGCAGCACCGCAACATTGGAATCCTGGTCATGGAGATCCCTTGCACGGCCGCGGCGAATGAAAAGGAAGCCGCGGCGCAAGCGGACAGTATCCGAGCTGAGGTCGCATCTCAAATTCCTGACTTGCAATCTTTGTTCGCGACGTCATCCAGATAA
- a CDS encoding TonB-dependent receptor: protein MFPKSSYSAVALSAVLLAPISMVGQIDRAELNGTITDSTGAAVSQAKVTITQEGTNQTRQTVTNAHGQYVVSSLPIGRFTVVFQGTGFQDLRVADLDLHSGDIRTVNGTMQIGTVSEVIAVEADRDGAQLNKSDATLGDTVQSVQVSRLPLNGRNLTNLELLAPGAIDSGSGAQSSIRFAGNGTDDNNFRLDGVDASGIFHASLKSALRLQFSTEAVAEFKVDSGGYGADTGGSAGAQVSLISKTGTDAFHGSAFDYFRNNYFDAAGPFKSSTKRPVFQLNQYGANIGGPIIKDRTFFFANYEGFQQHLGGVPQTGLVPSPAFRAAVASAQPSLAAVVNAYPAGMAPTSDPNVFTYIGVVPSPNSENAGTIRIDHRFTDNDSAYARYNIDDGASTSALNALSQAVNVKSRLQNFVLEESHIISPRAINEVQFGFNRNVYIQSQKTGLPFNFSITGLTSLNENYSKEQVGQSESVNETVTWTKASHTLKFGAEIEFILFNEQNSVDGTASFLSLSAFQANQLNTFQTTAALPDKGMHKIHVAGYAQDQWKATRALTVSYGLRYNYFSPFHEVHDSAIAFDIAECGGYCSFGGLFYHPNYLSFDPRASVAYAPDALKGNTVFRAGFGVYHGEVQLGDEDSPAVNNEPSTLLTSGVQSNGTFVQYSYPVDPALTPSTGLALTPRSMALHHPDSYVEQWTASVQQAFSGQTALTLTYLGSHGVHLFRRSYTNLIDPTTNKRPLPQFPSQIDTKYNQGMSTFNAFVASLSRRFHNGLFFGGHYMYSHALNDGSVGAGDGDAAQNLSCFRCEYASSDFDARNSGNVSAVYDLPFGRGRTYLNSTSKAMDLLVGGWSINTLYFARAGFPLNVTLSRAASELPDGNNQSQRPNRVLGVPLYLPNRSTTQWINPAAFALPAVGSWGSAGRNIANGPALWQNDTAIEKSFHATEKSNILFRAEAFNMFNRAQYASPSAALSVVTTGGVRALSVPKSFGLITSPVNSAGLVGSGTPRVLEFSLRLNY, encoded by the coding sequence ATGTTTCCGAAATCTTCATACAGCGCAGTTGCCCTCAGTGCAGTGCTCCTCGCTCCAATCAGCATGGTTGGGCAGATCGATCGAGCAGAACTGAACGGCACGATCACCGATTCCACCGGGGCCGCAGTGTCACAGGCGAAAGTGACGATCACGCAAGAAGGGACCAATCAAACACGACAGACGGTTACCAATGCACACGGTCAGTATGTCGTGTCGTCGTTGCCGATCGGACGCTTCACCGTCGTCTTTCAGGGAACGGGGTTCCAAGACTTACGTGTGGCTGACCTCGACCTTCATTCGGGAGACATCCGTACAGTCAATGGAACGATGCAGATCGGTACGGTTTCGGAGGTTATTGCCGTCGAAGCTGATCGCGACGGCGCACAACTCAACAAGAGCGATGCGACCTTGGGCGATACAGTGCAGTCGGTGCAGGTCTCCCGTCTCCCATTGAATGGCCGCAATCTTACCAACCTGGAACTTTTAGCCCCGGGTGCTATCGACTCGGGATCGGGCGCACAGTCCTCCATTCGCTTTGCGGGCAATGGAACCGACGATAATAACTTTCGGCTTGATGGTGTGGACGCAAGCGGCATCTTCCATGCTTCATTGAAGTCTGCTCTGCGCCTGCAATTTTCCACGGAAGCGGTCGCGGAGTTCAAAGTCGACTCGGGCGGCTATGGTGCGGACACAGGAGGTTCTGCTGGAGCCCAGGTAAGCCTCATTTCGAAGACGGGCACGGATGCTTTTCACGGCAGTGCATTCGACTATTTCCGTAACAATTACTTCGATGCAGCCGGTCCGTTTAAGTCATCGACGAAACGGCCAGTCTTCCAGCTGAATCAGTATGGCGCCAATATTGGCGGTCCTATCATCAAAGATCGCACCTTCTTCTTCGCCAACTATGAAGGCTTTCAACAGCACCTAGGTGGCGTTCCTCAAACAGGACTCGTACCCAGTCCGGCCTTTCGCGCGGCTGTTGCATCAGCACAGCCTTCATTAGCGGCTGTGGTCAACGCCTATCCCGCAGGTATGGCCCCAACGTCCGATCCGAACGTGTTCACGTATATCGGAGTTGTCCCGAGCCCGAACAGCGAAAACGCGGGGACGATTCGAATCGACCATCGGTTCACTGACAACGATTCTGCCTATGCTCGTTACAACATCGACGACGGTGCCTCAACGAGCGCGTTGAATGCCCTCTCTCAGGCAGTCAATGTAAAATCGCGGCTCCAGAACTTTGTCCTCGAAGAGTCGCACATCATCAGTCCCCGTGCCATTAATGAAGTGCAATTCGGCTTCAATCGCAACGTCTACATCCAGTCACAAAAAACCGGGCTTCCTTTTAACTTTTCTATCACCGGCCTCACATCCCTCAATGAGAACTACAGCAAAGAGCAAGTCGGCCAATCCGAATCCGTGAATGAAACGGTGACCTGGACGAAAGCGAGCCACACGTTGAAGTTTGGCGCTGAAATTGAGTTCATCCTCTTCAACGAACAGAATTCCGTTGATGGCACGGCATCGTTTCTGAGTCTGAGTGCATTTCAGGCCAACCAGCTCAATACCTTCCAAACGACGGCCGCACTGCCGGACAAAGGGATGCATAAGATTCATGTGGCTGGCTATGCGCAGGATCAATGGAAGGCAACCCGTGCCCTCACCGTAAGCTATGGTCTGCGGTACAACTATTTCTCACCATTTCATGAAGTGCATGACAGTGCCATTGCGTTTGATATCGCGGAGTGTGGTGGCTACTGCAGTTTCGGTGGGCTTTTCTACCATCCGAATTATCTGAGCTTCGACCCACGCGCATCGGTTGCGTACGCGCCCGATGCGTTAAAAGGGAATACTGTCTTTCGCGCCGGTTTTGGAGTCTATCACGGCGAGGTACAGCTTGGTGATGAGGACAGCCCTGCTGTTAACAATGAACCATCGACCTTGTTGACCAGCGGTGTTCAATCGAACGGTACGTTTGTTCAGTATTCGTATCCTGTCGATCCAGCCCTCACGCCTTCGACAGGACTGGCGCTGACGCCGCGCTCGATGGCGCTACATCATCCAGACTCCTATGTTGAGCAATGGACAGCGTCTGTGCAGCAAGCATTTTCCGGGCAGACCGCGCTGACCTTAACTTATCTGGGATCCCACGGTGTGCATCTGTTTCGCAGAAGCTACACCAACCTGATCGATCCAACTACTAACAAGCGCCCGTTACCGCAATTCCCGAGCCAAATTGATACTAAGTACAACCAGGGAATGTCGACATTCAATGCCTTCGTCGCAAGCCTGTCACGTCGTTTTCACAACGGCCTCTTTTTTGGTGGCCACTACATGTACTCTCACGCGCTCAATGACGGCTCGGTCGGCGCCGGTGACGGCGACGCCGCTCAGAATCTGTCCTGCTTCCGATGTGAATATGCGAGCAGCGATTTTGATGCACGCAACAGTGGCAATGTGAGCGCAGTGTACGATCTTCCCTTCGGTCGCGGCAGGACATATCTCAATAGCACAAGCAAGGCGATGGACCTGCTTGTTGGCGGTTGGTCGATCAATACGCTCTATTTCGCCCGCGCAGGATTTCCGCTTAACGTTACGCTTTCGCGTGCTGCAAGCGAGCTGCCTGACGGCAACAACCAAAGCCAACGTCCCAATCGCGTTCTCGGCGTGCCGTTGTACCTGCCCAACCGCAGCACTACTCAGTGGATCAATCCGGCTGCATTCGCCTTGCCTGCTGTTGGAAGCTGGGGAAGCGCAGGGCGCAACATTGCAAATGGTCCCGCTCTCTGGCAGAACGACACTGCAATCGAGAAGTCATTCCATGCAACCGAGAAGAGCAACATTCTTTTTCGGGCCGAAGCCTTCAACATGTTCAATCGCGCTCAGTACGCGAGCCCATCTGCGGCCCTAAGTGTGGTGACTACAGGTGGAGTGCGGGCGTTGAGCGTGCCCAAGAGCTTCGGCTTGATTACCTCTCCCGTCAACTCAGCAGGGCTAGTCGGCTCCGGTACGCCGCGTGTTCTCGAGTTCTCCCTCCGCCTCAACTATTAA
- a CDS encoding YncE family protein, with protein sequence MKLTHAVLSLLALSTCFVTAHAATDKQEPLTLLRTTYLPDVVGDFDHFAVDVKRNHLFVAAEVHKSIEMFDLRTGEHLRSIGGFKTPHSIAFAQSKDELMICDGGDSSLVLLSGDDFHRLDRIQLVDGSATGKGDSPDAAYFDAENRLYYIGNGGASANLPDSVISIFSVDENKLIGSISIPGNNVESMVADSAHNRLYVNIRDKKQIGVVDLSARKVIDTWTTPDLSGNTALAMDKESQHVFVAGRKPGLFYVFDNSGKVVSKQDCVNINDDMTWDPVLKRVYVSGTQGLSVFHQDDPNTYTAIENIPTNGGKTSYYVPQVHRFFVIHPKTDVDIAALLVYRVNP encoded by the coding sequence ATGAAACTTACACACGCCGTTCTGTCACTTCTTGCACTCAGCACCTGTTTTGTCACGGCACATGCCGCAACAGATAAACAAGAACCCCTGACGCTGTTGCGCACGACCTACCTCCCGGATGTGGTTGGAGATTTCGATCACTTCGCGGTTGACGTGAAGCGTAACCATCTCTTCGTTGCTGCGGAGGTACATAAATCCATCGAGATGTTCGACCTCCGGACGGGAGAACATCTTCGCAGCATCGGAGGGTTCAAGACACCACATTCCATTGCTTTTGCACAAAGCAAAGACGAACTGATGATCTGCGATGGAGGCGATTCTTCTCTGGTACTCCTCTCGGGTGATGACTTCCATCGCCTTGATCGCATCCAGTTGGTCGATGGTTCAGCAACAGGAAAGGGCGACTCTCCGGATGCTGCCTACTTCGATGCAGAGAATCGACTGTATTACATCGGAAATGGGGGAGCTTCCGCGAATCTGCCAGACTCGGTTATTTCGATCTTCTCTGTCGACGAGAATAAGCTGATCGGTTCGATCTCCATCCCCGGCAATAACGTCGAGAGCATGGTGGCAGACAGCGCTCACAATCGCCTCTACGTAAACATCCGGGATAAGAAGCAGATCGGTGTTGTTGATTTGAGTGCCCGCAAGGTGATTGATACATGGACCACACCGGACCTGAGCGGCAATACGGCGCTCGCGATGGACAAAGAGTCGCAGCATGTCTTTGTTGCAGGCAGAAAGCCTGGCTTGTTCTATGTCTTCGATAACAGTGGGAAAGTCGTGTCAAAGCAGGACTGTGTCAACATCAACGATGACATGACGTGGGATCCAGTGCTGAAGCGTGTCTATGTCAGCGGAACGCAGGGCTTATCTGTATTCCACCAGGACGATCCCAATACGTACACTGCAATCGAAAATATCCCCACCAACGGTGGCAAAACTTCCTACTACGTCCCACAAGTACATCGTTTCTTTGTCATTCACCCCAAGACGGATGTGGACATTGCTGCTCTACTTGTCTATCGCGTCAATCCGTAG
- a CDS encoding response regulator produces the protein MRGIAELLRIEGFVAHSAFNGTEGIASVRSLRPDALLLDLRMPDMDGSRSLPCSATPLLKPLGELDHGR, from the coding sequence ATGCGAGGGATTGCAGAGTTGCTCAGGATTGAAGGGTTTGTTGCCCACTCAGCATTCAACGGAACAGAAGGCATCGCTAGTGTAAGGTCACTTCGCCCGGATGCGTTACTCCTCGACCTTCGCATGCCGGACATGGACGGATCGAGGTCACTGCCGTGCTCCGCGACGCCTCTTCTTAAGCCGCTGGGAGAGTTGGACCATGGCAGGTAA
- a CDS encoding RNA polymerase sigma factor codes for MRHGQECFSVLWYFSNSDRTQGGILTLSLGADNARSDDQRTVRLEEQVVRLYDELRLPLFRYLLCMRVLPEEAEEVIQESFLRLYKHLHAQGREDNIRGWIFRVAHNIASSRRKERRFLIETSPEDWERISLAASDPTAGPEELLLRKEKLTRLHHEIGELSELQQNCIRLRVEGFRYREIAEILNVTTSTVAGSLRHAVERLSRES; via the coding sequence ATGCGTCATGGACAGGAGTGTTTCTCAGTGCTTTGGTACTTCTCCAACTCGGATCGCACACAGGGTGGAATTCTGACGCTGAGCCTTGGCGCTGATAACGCGCGATCCGACGACCAACGAACAGTGCGCCTGGAAGAGCAGGTGGTTCGCCTTTACGACGAACTGCGCCTGCCGCTGTTCCGTTACTTGCTATGCATGCGGGTTTTGCCCGAAGAGGCAGAAGAGGTGATTCAGGAATCGTTCTTACGACTCTACAAGCACCTGCACGCCCAAGGCCGCGAAGACAACATCCGCGGATGGATCTTTCGCGTGGCGCACAACATAGCGAGTAGCCGACGCAAGGAGCGCAGGTTCCTCATCGAGACTTCGCCGGAAGACTGGGAGCGTATCAGTCTTGCCGCTTCAGATCCAACTGCGGGTCCTGAGGAGCTATTGCTGCGCAAAGAAAAACTAACGCGTCTGCACCACGAGATCGGGGAGCTATCGGAGTTGCAGCAGAACTGCATTCGTCTCCGAGTCGAAGGATTTCGTTATCGCGAGATTGCTGAGATTCTCAACGTCACTACCTCGACCGTTGCGGGATCGTTGCGGCATGCCGTGGAAAGGCTCAGCAGGGAATCATGA
- a CDS encoding TonB-dependent receptor, producing MNLQNCGFVGLAILAGATTNAMAQSQAIDGNIDGYVTAQDGAAIKRAHLRVANINTGFVREADTDDHGYYSVQLLPPGAYTLMVSKADFSTAVRNNLVLNVGEAQRVDMQLAVGDVKTSVEVNSNPPVVEVERTTAYSNVYSERDARNIPLAARNPLEFYIFNPLLNSQQNSTGGSGTQTPSVAFAGLGTSQYNVDGVSNNLQGGARNVVISGEAVAEYQTLVNPTAEFGRSTGAFLNTISRSGTNDWHGSVYMFTKQKELASRPYLLAPTTATPGFRRYNYGATVAGPVVHDRAFFFLNYERWVQDSPAISTFGGAQQATVAQQLGLPLSEVTTWNNSFRAHTVTAKGDLVLNARNRLALRYNMYNDHESGSDSGAVTRHEAPGFNDEPQSGTAQLVTVFSPSLLNEFRFVYAFRPVQQPTLSPSNPAINISGIGTFNGNANGNYWYRESGYQIVDNVTWNKGRHNIKVGFEVLPVNFQDTTSNLNGTFTFASLQQYLNTVQNVTNPTTGKPYSYTQFTQATGSQVYDATVVQQGYFLQDDIRVNPRLKVNLGLRYEFFLRPGGNLNPAYPLTGHISQQYDEIDPRLGVAWDPFGKGKTVIRAGYGIYHNFFTPQTYEGWERNNAITVKNITVLPTDPGAPAFTLGPVPNATVGTVATPNLNQFDPNLKDNMMQSWNLVAEKEVMSGYSLALSYYGAHITHLVYGQLSNLKPTGQILSGGRIVYGGLASRIDPNVGAIRTVTSEGTWQNYNAFLATFTKRLKNGLNLQAGYQRQKISVCLDKATPMVDGSCYNRGRMSFDQPNRFTATAVWEPRANVESRVLSNVLNGWGIANTTMIQNGLPYSALSGLDLNGDLNTNDRSVGAVYDGFRMTPYVEIDFRVTRTFHVLDRGKVEIYGEGLNITDHANITAVNTAPSTASNPFGAPTTAAIPRQYQLGFRASF from the coding sequence ATGAATCTTCAGAACTGCGGTTTTGTGGGGCTGGCGATCCTGGCAGGAGCAACGACAAATGCCATGGCGCAAAGTCAGGCGATTGATGGCAATATCGACGGCTATGTCACAGCGCAGGACGGCGCTGCGATCAAGCGTGCTCATCTTCGCGTAGCGAACATCAATACGGGTTTTGTACGCGAAGCAGACACAGACGATCACGGCTACTACAGCGTTCAGCTACTTCCGCCTGGTGCTTACACGCTGATGGTCTCTAAGGCGGATTTCAGCACCGCCGTGCGAAACAATCTTGTTCTCAACGTGGGTGAGGCTCAGCGTGTGGACATGCAGCTCGCCGTCGGAGATGTCAAGACGTCCGTAGAGGTCAACAGCAATCCGCCAGTCGTTGAGGTGGAGCGTACCACCGCATATTCCAACGTGTATAGCGAACGTGATGCTCGCAATATCCCTCTGGCAGCGCGCAATCCGTTGGAATTCTATATCTTCAATCCGTTGTTGAACTCGCAGCAGAACTCCACCGGTGGTTCAGGCACACAGACCCCTTCAGTGGCTTTTGCAGGTCTCGGCACGTCACAGTACAACGTTGATGGTGTCTCCAACAATCTGCAAGGCGGCGCGCGTAATGTCGTGATCAGTGGTGAAGCTGTTGCCGAGTATCAAACACTGGTGAATCCAACTGCAGAGTTTGGCCGATCTACCGGCGCTTTTCTCAATACGATCTCACGCTCCGGCACCAACGATTGGCATGGATCGGTATACATGTTCACGAAGCAAAAGGAACTGGCGTCGCGACCCTACCTTCTTGCACCTACCACTGCTACGCCCGGATTCAGACGTTACAACTACGGCGCCACTGTCGCGGGTCCCGTCGTTCATGACCGTGCTTTCTTCTTTCTTAACTATGAACGTTGGGTGCAGGACAGCCCCGCCATCTCTACGTTCGGCGGTGCTCAACAAGCGACCGTTGCGCAGCAGCTTGGCTTGCCCTTGAGTGAAGTCACCACATGGAACAACTCATTCCGCGCGCACACTGTAACCGCTAAGGGCGACCTAGTACTCAATGCGAGGAACCGGCTGGCACTGCGATACAACATGTACAACGATCACGAGTCCGGTAGTGATAGCGGTGCTGTCACGCGTCATGAGGCTCCCGGCTTTAACGATGAGCCGCAGAGTGGAACGGCACAGCTTGTCACCGTCTTTAGCCCATCTCTGTTGAACGAGTTCCGATTCGTCTACGCCTTCCGTCCAGTGCAGCAGCCGACGCTTTCGCCTAGCAATCCAGCTATAAACATCTCCGGTATCGGCACCTTCAATGGCAATGCGAACGGCAACTACTGGTATCGCGAATCGGGCTACCAGATTGTCGATAATGTCACATGGAACAAAGGTCGTCACAATATCAAGGTGGGCTTTGAGGTTTTGCCTGTCAATTTTCAGGACACAACATCCAACCTGAACGGAACGTTCACTTTTGCATCGCTACAGCAATACCTCAACACGGTGCAGAACGTCACGAATCCTACCACTGGAAAGCCTTACAGCTACACGCAATTCACACAGGCAACCGGATCACAGGTTTATGATGCCACCGTTGTTCAGCAAGGCTACTTCCTACAGGACGACATCCGTGTGAACCCGCGCCTGAAGGTCAACCTCGGTCTTCGTTACGAGTTCTTCCTGCGCCCAGGCGGGAACCTGAACCCGGCATATCCGCTTACCGGGCATATCTCGCAGCAGTACGACGAAATCGATCCACGTCTTGGTGTCGCATGGGATCCTTTTGGCAAAGGTAAGACTGTCATTCGCGCGGGCTATGGCATCTACCATAACTTCTTCACGCCTCAAACCTATGAGGGCTGGGAACGTAACAACGCAATCACTGTTAAGAACATTACGGTGTTGCCTACAGATCCTGGTGCCCCCGCATTCACCTTGGGGCCCGTTCCGAACGCCACCGTTGGAACCGTTGCAACGCCAAACTTGAACCAATTTGATCCCAACCTCAAAGACAACATGATGCAGAGCTGGAATCTTGTGGCGGAGAAGGAAGTTATGTCCGGATACAGCCTCGCGCTTTCCTACTACGGTGCCCACATTACGCACCTGGTGTACGGCCAGCTTAGCAATTTGAAGCCTACGGGGCAGATTCTCTCAGGCGGCCGGATTGTCTATGGTGGTCTTGCATCGCGTATCGATCCCAACGTTGGAGCTATTCGCACTGTCACCAGTGAAGGTACATGGCAGAACTACAACGCCTTCCTGGCTACCTTCACCAAGAGGTTGAAGAATGGTTTGAATCTCCAGGCGGGTTACCAACGGCAGAAGATTTCTGTCTGCCTCGACAAAGCAACGCCAATGGTCGATGGAAGCTGCTACAACCGCGGGCGGATGAGCTTTGACCAGCCCAACCGCTTCACCGCCACTGCTGTGTGGGAGCCACGCGCAAACGTAGAAAGCCGTGTGTTGTCTAACGTTCTGAATGGATGGGGTATTGCCAACACCACCATGATCCAGAACGGTCTACCCTATAGCGCTCTCTCGGGTCTCGATCTCAATGGCGACTTGAACACCAATGATCGTTCCGTCGGAGCCGTATACGACGGCTTTCGAATGACGCCATACGTCGAAATCGACTTTCGCGTTACGCGTACCTTCCATGTGTTGGATCGAGGCAAGGTTGAGATTTATGGTGAAGGCCTCAACATTACTGATCACGCCAACATCACTGCCGTTAATACTGCTCCGTCTACCGCAAGCAACCCATTTGGTGCGCCCACGACAGCGGCTATCCCTCGGCAGTACCAACTCGGCTTCCGTGCTTCTTTCTAG